The genomic window TCACTGGCAACCTCAGTGGCCCTGAGTTTTGAGGGACTTCCTAACTCTCTGTTTGTGTAgagttttggtttcatttttgctGTGACGACTCAAATCCTCAGGGCTTGTGATTCAGTTCAAATCAGTGGTGCTCTTTGGGAGAGTAGAGATAATCCGGTTGGGCAAGAAGGCCCCACCAAGGAATTTGCTGTGGGGTGGGAGGCTGCGCCACATTGCTTCCTTTGGAGTCAGTTGGGGCTTCTAGTAAGGCTCCACCGCCTACCAGCCTTGTGGCCcgaatctcagtttccttatctgtaacatGTAAATAGTAGCAGTGTCCACCTCATTGGTCTTATTGTGAAAGAGATAAAGCCTGTAACACATGAGTTCAGTACAAGTTAGCAATGATGATCATTATGAGGGAAATATAcagcacacatatgcacacataaatATTTAGAGATAGCCTTGTAACGTATTAATTATAATAGTATCTTAAATTgagtcaaattattttttaaaaaatattttaattttttttaattttaatttttttgaggaagattgtccctgagctaaaatctgctgccactcctcctctttttttgctgaggaagactggccccgtgcccttcttcctttactttatatgtgggatgcctgccacagcatggcttgacaagtggcacataggtctgtacctgggatccaaactggtgaaccccaggccaccgaagtggaatgtgcgaacttaactgctgtgccatctgGCTGGCCACTGAGTCAAATTCTAAATGGAAATACTAGCCACCAGCTGTCAGCTGAAAAGGGAAAGAAGTGAGATTCTGGATCCTTTTTTAACACTTGCCTTTGTCAGCATCTGTGGGGCTCCGTTGCTCTGCCCAGGCATCCTGGAGCTCAGGGGAGAGCCATGGGCCTGAAGGGGCTACTGGGCCACTTAAAATCCCAGCAGTCTCCTTTTTTCCTACCTccactcccctccttcccccctAGGAGTACCTGAAGGGTCTCTGCAGCCCGGAGCTGCAGAATGAAATCCACTACCCACCCAAACTGCACTGCATCTTCCTGGGAGCCCAGGGCTTCTTCCTGGATTGCTTGGCCTGGAGCACGTCAGCACACCTCGTGCCTGGGGCACCCGGCTCGCTGCTGGTCAGTGGCCTGACTGAGGCCTTCGTCATGGCTCAGAGCCGAGTGGAGGAGCTGGTGGAACGGCTGAGCTGGGACTTCcggccagggccagcccctggagccgGAGTGCTAAGAGACTTCTCTGCCTTGCTGCCGGCCCAGGGGGACGCCCACAGAGAGGCCCTGCTGCAGCTGCCCCTGGCTGTCCAGGAGGAGCTGCTGAGCCTGGTGCGGGAGGCAGCCAGGGGGCAGGGGCCCCAACCACTCCCTTCCTGGAATGTGGGAAGCCCAGGCCCACTGGGTGCTCAGCACCAGGGAGTAAGAGCTCTTCTGAGTGAAGGCAGGGAGTCTCTGGACACTGGACCTATGGGGCTGCAAGGGTCAAGGGGGGAGAGACATGTTGTGGAGATGGAGGGGAGCAAGCAGGCTGGTCTCAGGGAGATGGATTTGGGGTGGAAAGAGCTGCCTGGGGAAGAGGCCTGGGAGAGAGAAGTGGCCTTCAGGTCCCAGTcatggggaggagaggcagggcaggcagggccCCTGAAAGGGAAggccctggggaaggaggaggcgcCTCAGGAAAGAGGAAGGTTCTGTGTCCAGGGGGAGCCTCCTGGTGCCCAAGGTCCCTATCAGAGGGTAGCTCCGCTCCGGGGGGCCTCCCTCCTGCAGCGGCTCCACAATGGGAAAGCCTCACCTCCAAGAGTGCCCAGCCCCCCACCTGCTCCTGAACCCCCGTGGCACTGTGGCGACCGAGGAGACCGAGGAGACAGGGGAGACAAGCAGCCCGTCGTGGCTCGAGGTCGGGGGTCTCCATGGAAACGAGGCACCCGGGGGGGCAACTTGGTGACTGGCACACAGCGTTTCCAGGAGGCCCTACAGGACCCTTTCACCCTGTGCCTTGCCAATGTGCCTGGCCAGCCGGACCTCCGCCATATTGTCATTGATGGCAGCAACGTGGCCATGGTGTAAGTACCCATGGTGGGGCTGAGGGtattggggagggggaggacatGGGAAGTTTTATTTACCTTGGGGACATGTGCTGGGGGGCAGGCAGTCCAGCCAGGCTGCCAGGCCCCTCCTCTAGGGCCCTAGAGTGCTGACCCCTTCCCACCACAGTCACGGCCTCCAGCACCACTTCTCCAGCCGGGGCATTGCCATTGCTGTGCAGTACTTCTGGGACCGTGGCCACCGCGACATAACTGTCTTTGTGCCTCAGTGGCGTTTCAGTAAGGATTCCAAGGTCAGAGGTGAGTTGGGACTGGTCTTTTGTGTCCTGGGATAGCCCCTGCTTCCACCTTAAGGGTAACCTGGTTATGCTCCCCTGTTTCTCTAGAGGGTCACTACCTGCAGAAGCTGTACTCCCTCAGCCtgctctccctcactccctcccgaGTCATGGATGGCAAGAGGATCTCCTCCTATGATGACAGGTACTTGCTTCTCTCCTGTCCCCAGGCTTGATATTTAAGGAGCCCAATGGGCTACTGAGGGAGAGACAGAATCTCCCGACCCTCTGTGCTGTCTCTAAGCCTGGGCAGTGGGAATAGGGCCAGTTATTCCTCCGTGTGCCCCTGTAACTAGGTAGGTAAACCTGACCTGCAGGTGAGACGGACGGTTTTGTACCCATTCATCATTCGTTTTTCATTCATCAGACTGAACGAGGCCTCATATTTACATAGTGCCAATGTCTAGAAAAT from Equus asinus isolate D_3611 breed Donkey chromosome 2, EquAss-T2T_v2, whole genome shotgun sequence includes these protein-coding regions:
- the KHNYN gene encoding protein KHNYN isoform X2, with the protein product MGQRGNRERVYNTGRSEVEGMNHGIQGLGGQAAMPTWGAGSPSPDRFAVCAEAEAKVRERQPHVERIFSVRMSVLPKDCPENPHIWLQLEGPKENASRAKEYLKGLCSPELQNEIHYPPKLHCIFLGAQGFFLDCLAWSTSAHLVPGAPGSLLVSGLTEAFVMAQSRVEELVERLSWDFRPGPAPGAGVLRDFSALLPAQGDAHREALLQLPLAVQEELLSLVREAARGQGPQPLPSWNVGSPGPLGAQHQGVRALLSEGRESLDTGPMGLQGSRGERHVVEMEGSKQAGLREMDLGWKELPGEEAWEREVAFRSQSWGGEAGQAGPLKGKALGKEEAPQERGRFCVQGEPPGAQGPYQRVAPLRGASLLQRLHNGKASPPRVPSPPPAPEPPWHCGDRGDRGDRGDKQPVVARGRGSPWKRGTRGGNLVTGTQRFQEALQDPFTLCLANVPGQPDLRHIVIDGSNVAMVHGLQHHFSSRGIAIAVQYFWDRGHRDITVFVPQWRFSKDSKVREGHYLQKLYSLSLLSLTPSRVMDGKRISSYDDRFMVKLAEETDGIIVSNDQFRDLAEESEKWMAIIRERLLPFTFVGNLFMVPDDPLGRHGPMLDEFLKKPARAQGSSKAQHPSRGFAEHGNQQQGRKEEEKGSSGIRKTRETERLRRQLLEVFRGQDHKVDFILQREPHCRDINQLSEALLSLNF
- the KHNYN gene encoding protein KHNYN isoform X4, whose translation is MFGGNGIPAWWMKLAALRGARTHLLLSQIGRSRDEEQGLGGQAAMPTWGAGSPSPDRFAVCAEAEAKVRERQPHVERIFSVRMSVLPKDCPENPHIWLQLEGPKENASRAKEYLKGLCSPELQNEIHYPPKLHCIFLGAQGFFLDCLAWSTSAHLVPGAPGSLLVSGLTEAFVMAQSRVEELVERLSWDFRPGPAPGAGVLRDFSALLPAQGDAHREALLQLPLAVQEELLSLVREAARGQGPQPLPSWNVGSPGPLGAQHQGVRALLSEGRESLDTGPMGLQGSRGERHVVEMEGSKQAGLREMDLGWKELPGEEAWEREVAFRSQSWGGEAGQAGPLKGKALGKEEAPQERGRFCVQGEPPGAQGPYQRVAPLRGASLLQRLHNGKASPPRVPSPPPAPEPPWHCGDRGDRGDRGDKQPVVARGRGSPWKRGTRGGNLVTGTQRFQEALQDPFTLCLANVPGQPDLRHIVIDGSNVAMVHGLQHHFSSRGIAIAVQYFWDRGHRDITVFVPQWRFSKDSKVREGHYLQKLYSLSLLSLTPSRVMDGKRISSYDDRVLFHSFTLLENTKEDKLQVLLVVGCGTPPQRGLTSGAMSVPRI
- the KHNYN gene encoding protein KHNYN isoform X1, encoding MFGGNGIPAWWMKLAALRGARTHLLLSQIGRSRDEEQGLGGQAAMPTWGAGSPSPDRFAVCAEAEAKVRERQPHVERIFSVRMSVLPKDCPENPHIWLQLEGPKENASRAKEYLKGLCSPELQNEIHYPPKLHCIFLGAQGFFLDCLAWSTSAHLVPGAPGSLLVSGLTEAFVMAQSRVEELVERLSWDFRPGPAPGAGVLRDFSALLPAQGDAHREALLQLPLAVQEELLSLVREAARGQGPQPLPSWNVGSPGPLGAQHQGVRALLSEGRESLDTGPMGLQGSRGERHVVEMEGSKQAGLREMDLGWKELPGEEAWEREVAFRSQSWGGEAGQAGPLKGKALGKEEAPQERGRFCVQGEPPGAQGPYQRVAPLRGASLLQRLHNGKASPPRVPSPPPAPEPPWHCGDRGDRGDRGDKQPVVARGRGSPWKRGTRGGNLVTGTQRFQEALQDPFTLCLANVPGQPDLRHIVIDGSNVAMVHGLQHHFSSRGIAIAVQYFWDRGHRDITVFVPQWRFSKDSKVREGHYLQKLYSLSLLSLTPSRVMDGKRISSYDDRFMVKLAEETDGIIVSNDQFRDLAEESEKWMAIIRERLLPFTFVGNLFMVPDDPLGRHGPMLDEFLKKPARAQGSSKAQHPSRGFAEHGNQQQGRKEEEKGSSGIRKTRETERLRRQLLEVFRGQDHKVDFILQREPHCRDINQLSEALLSLNF
- the KHNYN gene encoding protein KHNYN isoform X3 is translated as MPTWGAGSPSPDRFAVCAEAEAKVRERQPHVERIFSVRMSVLPKDCPENPHIWLQLEGPKENASRAKEYLKGLCSPELQNEIHYPPKLHCIFLGAQGFFLDCLAWSTSAHLVPGAPGSLLVSGLTEAFVMAQSRVEELVERLSWDFRPGPAPGAGVLRDFSALLPAQGDAHREALLQLPLAVQEELLSLVREAARGQGPQPLPSWNVGSPGPLGAQHQGVRALLSEGRESLDTGPMGLQGSRGERHVVEMEGSKQAGLREMDLGWKELPGEEAWEREVAFRSQSWGGEAGQAGPLKGKALGKEEAPQERGRFCVQGEPPGAQGPYQRVAPLRGASLLQRLHNGKASPPRVPSPPPAPEPPWHCGDRGDRGDRGDKQPVVARGRGSPWKRGTRGGNLVTGTQRFQEALQDPFTLCLANVPGQPDLRHIVIDGSNVAMVHGLQHHFSSRGIAIAVQYFWDRGHRDITVFVPQWRFSKDSKVREGHYLQKLYSLSLLSLTPSRVMDGKRISSYDDRFMVKLAEETDGIIVSNDQFRDLAEESEKWMAIIRERLLPFTFVGNLFMVPDDPLGRHGPMLDEFLKKPARAQGSSKAQHPSRGFAEHGNQQQGRKEEEKGSSGIRKTRETERLRRQLLEVFRGQDHKVDFILQREPHCRDINQLSEALLSLNF